A DNA window from Oncorhynchus tshawytscha isolate Ot180627B linkage group LG13, Otsh_v2.0, whole genome shotgun sequence contains the following coding sequences:
- the gdf6b gene encoding growth/differentiation factor 6-B, with protein sequence MDFYQITTFYAVLTCVWDLPCFQSFTIFVPSASKSSKVPKVFDGREAKYFKDIYSSSSSSSSNERYYKGGFKDSVEPHDYMLSIYKTFSTAEKLGLNASFFRSSKAANTIASFVDIGQDDLPLSPLRRQQYLFDVSTLSDRAEVLGAELRIYTKVSGNFRMLEMEPVDIQLLSCRSQQLLDSRTLDLQESHRPRWEVLDVWEIFKDRDHLTQGSQFCLEVKAMLDNTERELDLHHLGFHRNGRSQQKKAILVVFTRSKKRQTLFSERREGRTLIGHGEKGKERGPRSNSKASRRRRTAILKNRHGKRHGKKSKSRCSKKPLHVNFRELGWDDWIIAPLDYEAYHCEGVCDFPLRSHLEPTNHAIIQTLMNSMNPSNMPPSCCAPSKLSPISILYIDSGNNVVYKQYEDMVVESCGCR encoded by the exons ATGGATTTCTATCAAATAACCACATTTTACGCGGTCCTCACATGTGTATGGGATTTACCATGTTTTCAATCATTTACTATTTTCGTTCCGTCTGCCTCAAAGAGCAGCAAGGTCCCGAAAGTATTTGATGGACGAGAGGCAAAATATTTCAAAGATATctactcatcatcatcatcatcatcatcaaatgAGCGGTATTACAAGGGTGGGTTCAAAGATTCAGTTGAACCACACGACTACATGCTTTCAATTTACAAGACTTTCTCTACAGCCGAAAAATTGGGGCTGAACGCAAGTTTCTTTCGGTCGTCAAAAGCAGCTAACACTATAGCAAGTTTTGTGGACATCGGCCAAG ATGACCTCCCACTCTCCCCTTTGCGAAGACAGCAGTATCTGTTTGACGTCTCAACCCTCTCAGACAGAGCCGAGGTGCTGGGGGCTGAGTTGAGGATATACACCAAAGTGTCTGGGAATTTCAGGATGTTGGAAATGGAGCCAGTGGACATTCAGCTACTCTCCTGCCGCTCTCAGCAGCTGCTGGATTCCAGAACGTTGGATCTTCAGGAGTCCCATCGGCCCAGATGGGAGGTGCTGGATGTGTGGGAAATATTTAAGGACAGGGATCACCTCACACAGGGGAGCCAGTTCTGTCTGGAGGTCAAGGCCATGCTGGACAACACTGAGAGGGAACTTGACTTGCATCATCTGGGCTTTCACAGAAATGGTCGCTCACAACAAAAGAAGGCCATTTTAGTGGTGTTCACCAGGTCCAAGAAGAGACAGACCCTTTtcagtgagaggagagaaggaaggacatTGATTGGCCATGGGgaaaaggggaaagagaggggcccTCGTTCTAATTCCAAAGCCAGCCGGAGACGCAGGACGGCGATATTGAAGAATCGCCATGGGAAGAGGCATGGCAAAAAGTCAAAATCGAGATGCAGCAAGAAGCCGTTGCATGTGAACTTCAGAGAGCTGGGCTGGGACGATTGGATCATCGCTCCTCTGGATTACGAGGCGTACCACTGTGAGGGCGTGTGTGACTTTCCTCTGAGGTCACATCTAGAGCCCACAAACCATGCCATCATACAGACCCTTATGAATTCTATGAACCCCAGCAACATGCCTCCTAGCTGCTGTGCCCCGTCCAAACTCAGCCCTATCAGTATTCTCTACATCGACTCAGGAAATAATGTGGTGTATAAGCAGTATGAGGATATGGTGGTTGAGTCGTGTGGTTGTAGGTAA